In Gopherus evgoodei ecotype Sinaloan lineage chromosome 10, rGopEvg1_v1.p, whole genome shotgun sequence, a single window of DNA contains:
- the GPR146 gene encoding probable G-protein coupled receptor 146, with protein MWHCEAFNGTKNSENQHLCHDFHLVLFIFSLLYLIICFPVGLCYNALLVLVNLCNKATMTMPDVYFVNIAIAGLIISAMAPMYLLGPANTKWVIWNINNEVYITLLILFNVSSLVIMYSTTLLSLDYYIERALPRTYMSSVYNTKHVCGFIWGGAMLTSFSSLLFYVCNHVSTKIIECSKMQNKEAADAIMVFIGYVVPALAVLYAFVLILRIRHEATPLDQDTGRLDPSVHRLLIATVCTQFTLWTPYYVTLLVNTFINVQGKLTDENYIRILRFMKGLSKLLAFSSSFVMPLLYRYINKNFPHKLRRLLKRIHCGNQGCSHERTVVQQVMT; from the coding sequence ATGTGGCACTGTGAAGCTTTCAATGGTACCAAGAACAGCGAGAACCAGCATCTCTGCCATGACTTCCATTTGGTTCTTTTCATCTTTTCCCTACTCTACCTCATCATCTGTTTTCCAGTTGGCCTTTGTTACAATGCCCTGCTTGTCCTAGTTAATCTCTGTAACAAAGCAACTATGACAATGCCGGATGTTTACTTTGTCAATATTGCAATTGCTGGCCTCATCATCAGTGCAATGGCACCAATGTACCTTCTAGGACCTGCCAATACAAAATGGGTCATCTGGAATATTAACAATGAAGTTTATATTACATTACTCATTTTATTCAATGTTTCATCTTTAGTTATCATGTACTCTACTACATTGCTCAGCCTGGACTACTACATTGAACGTGCTTTACCAAGAACTTATATGTCAAGCGTGTACAACACAAAACACGTCTGTGGGTTCATCTGGGGAGGAGCCATGCTTACAAGTTTTTCATCTCTCTTATTCTACGTCTGCAATCATGTATCCACTAAAATAATTGAATGTTCCAAGATGCAAAACAAAGAAGCAGCAGATGCCATTATGGTTTTTATCGGGTATGTCGTACCAGCTCTTGCTGTACTGTATGCATTTGTGTTAATTTTGCGAATACGTCATGAGGCTACACCACTGGACCAAGACACTGGAAGATTAGATCCTTCAGTGCACAGGCTTTTGATTGCTACAGTCTGTACACAGTTTACACTATGGACACCCTACTATGTAACTCTTTTGGTAAACACATTTATTAATGTGCAAGGAAAACTTACAGATGAGAATTACATCCGAATATTACGTTTTATGAAGGGTTTATCAAAATTGTTGGCTTTCTCAAGTAGTTTTGTAATGCCTCTACTCTACCGATATATTAACAAAAATTTTCCCCACAAGTTACGACGGCTGCTTAAAAGAATACACTGTGGAAATCAAGGATGTTCTCATGAACGCACAGTAGTACAGCAAGTTATGACGTAG